A genomic segment from Dietzia psychralcaliphila encodes:
- a CDS encoding RluA family pseudouridine synthase, with amino-acid sequence MGELRTFPVPDGLDGMRVDAGISRLLGISRTAVADLAGEGKVLVDGRAVGKSDKLTGMSWIEVEMPDPRAEPAVVAEPVEGMAVIYSDADLVVVDKPVGVAAHASVGWTGPTVIGGLAAAGYRISTSGPPERKGIVHRLDVGTSGLMVVAASERAYTLLKRAFRDRTVDKTYHALVQGHPDPLSGTIDAPIGRHTSNDWRFAVTSDGKHSITHYDTLEAHQAATLVQVKLETGRTHQIRVHFSALHHPCAGDLTYGADPVLAKRLGLERQWLHAVGLGFDHPGTGERVDFTSSYPDDLQLALDALRPA; translated from the coding sequence ATGGGTGAACTCCGCACCTTCCCCGTCCCTGACGGTCTCGACGGGATGCGGGTCGACGCGGGAATCTCCCGCCTCCTCGGGATTTCGCGGACGGCGGTGGCCGACCTCGCCGGTGAGGGCAAGGTGTTGGTCGACGGCCGGGCCGTGGGCAAGTCCGACAAGCTCACCGGGATGTCATGGATCGAGGTCGAGATGCCCGATCCGCGGGCCGAACCCGCGGTGGTCGCGGAGCCGGTGGAGGGGATGGCGGTCATCTACTCGGACGCGGACCTCGTCGTCGTCGACAAACCCGTCGGCGTGGCCGCGCACGCCTCCGTGGGCTGGACCGGACCCACCGTGATCGGGGGCCTGGCGGCAGCCGGGTACCGCATCTCGACCTCCGGGCCGCCGGAGCGCAAGGGGATCGTCCACCGCCTCGATGTGGGCACCTCGGGCCTGATGGTGGTGGCGGCCTCGGAGCGCGCGTACACGCTGCTCAAGCGGGCGTTCCGCGACCGCACAGTCGACAAGACCTACCACGCGCTGGTCCAGGGGCATCCCGATCCGCTGTCCGGGACGATCGACGCCCCCATCGGTCGCCACACCTCCAACGACTGGCGGTTCGCGGTGACCTCCGACGGCAAGCATTCCATCACCCACTACGACACGCTCGAAGCTCACCAGGCCGCCACGCTGGTCCAGGTGAAGTTGGAGACCGGGCGCACCCACCAGATCCGTGTGCACTTCTCGGCCCTGCACCACCCGTGCGCCGGCGACCTGACCTACGGCGCCGACCCGGTGCTGGCCAAGCGGCTCGGACTGGAGCGGCAGTGGCTGCACGCGGTGGGACTCGGGTTCGACCACCCGGGCACTGGTGAGCGCGTGGACTTCACCAGCTCCTACCCCGACGACCTCCAGCTCGCGCTGGACGCCCTCCGCCCGGCGTGA
- the rarD gene encoding EamA family transporter RarD: MLSGVLAYTIWGFFPAFFPLLEPAGAVEIVGHRIVWSLVIMAVVLTVMRRWRELWALDRLSWARIAGAAAFITVNWGVYVYTVNSERVTEAALGYTINPLVSVLLGVLVFRERLNRPQVLAVALAVVAVGVLTVGYGHFPYLSVLLAASFGLYGVFKKKLRVHPVVGMTGEVLIIAPLALVVLGWLGATGAGTFTGQGVGHSALLATSGLVTVVPLLLFAAAAQRIPLATVGMLQYIIPVLQMAWGLLVVGERLDAVQWAGFALIWVAVIAFTLAGRSPRSARAGVSGRVVEPT, translated from the coding sequence ATGCTCTCCGGGGTTCTCGCGTACACGATCTGGGGATTCTTCCCGGCGTTCTTCCCACTGCTCGAGCCCGCCGGTGCGGTCGAGATCGTGGGCCACCGCATCGTGTGGTCACTGGTGATCATGGCGGTGGTGCTCACCGTGATGCGACGGTGGCGAGAGCTGTGGGCGCTCGACCGCCTCTCGTGGGCCAGGATCGCCGGCGCCGCCGCGTTCATCACCGTGAACTGGGGTGTGTACGTCTACACGGTCAACTCCGAACGGGTCACCGAGGCCGCGCTGGGCTACACCATCAACCCCCTGGTGAGCGTCCTCCTTGGAGTCCTGGTCTTCCGCGAACGACTGAACCGCCCACAGGTGCTCGCGGTGGCCCTCGCCGTCGTCGCCGTGGGCGTCCTGACCGTGGGGTACGGACACTTCCCGTACCTCTCGGTGCTCCTCGCGGCGAGTTTCGGCCTGTACGGGGTCTTCAAGAAGAAGCTGCGGGTGCACCCGGTGGTGGGGATGACCGGTGAGGTGCTGATCATCGCCCCGCTCGCGCTCGTCGTGTTGGGATGGCTGGGGGCGACCGGCGCGGGCACGTTCACCGGACAGGGGGTGGGACACTCGGCGTTGCTCGCCACCTCCGGCCTGGTGACGGTGGTGCCGCTGCTCCTGTTCGCGGCGGCCGCCCAACGGATCCCGCTGGCCACCGTGGGCATGCTGCAGTACATCATCCCGGTACTCCAGATGGCCTGGGGACTGCTGGTGGTGGGAGAGCGACTGGACGCCGTGCAGTGGGCGGGCTTCGCCTTGATCTGGGTGGCCGTGATCGCGTTCACGCTGGCCGGGAGGTCGCCACGCTCGGCCCGTGCTGGCGTTTCGGGTCGTGTCGTAGAACCGACCTAG
- the dnaE gene encoding DNA polymerase III subunit alpha gives MGGSQFVHLHNHTEFSMLDGMAQINPMFAEAKRLGMPAVGMTDHGNMYGSSDFYKQAKKTGITPIIGIEAYVAPESRFNKKRVLWGEKHQKSDDVAGSGAYTHMTMVAENATGLRNLFLLSSLASYEGQLGKWARMDAEILAEHSEGIIATSGCPSGEIQTRLRLGHHKEAYEAAEKWQSIFGKDSFFLELMDHGIDIERRVREDLLKLGKDLGMPPLVTNDCHYVTREQSHAHEAMLCVQTGKTLADENRFKFDGDGYFLKSAAEMRAQWDTEVPGGCDNTLWVAERVQPYDEIWAPKDRMPKFPVPEGETEDTWLAREVHKGLEWRFPAGVPQEYLDRAEFELEVIKGKGYPGYFLVVGDLIEYARSIGIKVGPGRGSAAGALVAYALKITNIDPIEHGLLFERFLNPERPSAPDIDIDFDDRRRGEMIRYASDKWGADKIAQVITFGTIKTKAAIKDAARVNFGQPGYAIADRITKALPPAVMAKDIPLSGITDPKHERYGEASEVRQLIETDPDVKRIYDTARGLEGMVRQAGVHACAVIMSSEPLLDVIPMWKRAQDGALITGWDYPSCEDIGLLKMDFLGLRNLTVIGDCLENIKSNRGEDIDLDTLSTDDQATYDLLASGDTLGVFQLDSGGMRELLKRMKPTGFNDIVAALALYRPGPMGMGTHWNYADRKNGKQELTPIHPELEEPLKVILGETHGLIVYQEQIMAISRELAGYTAGEADGFRKAMGKKKAEVLAAEYEKFSGGMFERGFSKAAVDALWGTIEPFASYAFNKSHAAGYGLVSFWTGYLKANYPAEYMAALLTSVGDDKDKAALYLSNCRQMGIKVLPPSVNESLTNFASVGTDIRFGMGAVRNVGSHVVDSVVTARKEKGAFTDFSDYLAKIDQTACTKKVTESLIKAGAFDSLEHPRKGLFLVHADAVESVMSTKKAEAVGQFDLFGGGDGDDAGGASAFSDVFAVRVPDEEWDIKQKLALEREMLGLYVSGHPLDGLESALAAKTDTSIATIHEGELPHGTAVTIGGIISGVDRRVNKNGEPWAIVTIEDFHGSVEVLFFPKTYRLAALDIAEDAVVLVKARINIREDRVSVFGDTLEVPDLVVGGNGAPLALTLPTRMCTIETVTALKQVLGRHPGPSDVHLRLVNGSSSTVLRLDDHLRVETSSSLMGDLKALLGPGCLTG, from the coding sequence GTGGGCGGATCCCAGTTCGTGCATCTGCACAATCACACCGAGTTCTCGATGCTCGACGGGATGGCGCAGATCAACCCGATGTTCGCGGAGGCCAAGAGGCTCGGGATGCCCGCGGTGGGCATGACCGACCACGGCAACATGTACGGGTCCTCGGACTTCTACAAGCAGGCCAAGAAGACCGGGATCACACCGATCATCGGGATCGAGGCGTATGTCGCCCCCGAGTCGCGGTTCAACAAGAAGCGCGTGCTGTGGGGCGAGAAGCACCAGAAGAGCGACGACGTCGCCGGCTCGGGCGCCTACACCCACATGACCATGGTCGCCGAGAACGCCACAGGTCTGCGCAACCTGTTCCTGCTGTCCTCGCTGGCCTCGTACGAGGGCCAGCTGGGCAAGTGGGCCCGGATGGACGCCGAGATCCTGGCCGAGCACTCCGAGGGGATCATCGCCACGTCGGGCTGCCCCTCCGGCGAGATCCAGACGCGCCTGCGCCTGGGCCATCACAAGGAGGCGTACGAGGCGGCCGAGAAGTGGCAGTCGATCTTCGGGAAGGACAGCTTCTTCCTGGAGCTCATGGACCACGGCATCGACATCGAGCGACGGGTCCGGGAGGACCTGCTCAAGCTGGGCAAGGATTTGGGGATGCCCCCGCTGGTGACCAACGACTGCCACTACGTCACCCGCGAGCAGTCCCACGCGCACGAGGCGATGCTGTGCGTGCAGACGGGTAAGACCCTCGCCGACGAGAACCGTTTCAAGTTCGACGGCGACGGGTACTTCCTCAAGTCCGCGGCCGAGATGCGCGCCCAGTGGGACACCGAGGTCCCTGGTGGTTGCGACAACACACTGTGGGTGGCCGAACGGGTCCAGCCCTACGACGAGATCTGGGCCCCCAAGGACCGGATGCCCAAGTTCCCCGTGCCGGAGGGCGAGACGGAGGACACCTGGCTGGCCCGGGAGGTTCACAAGGGCCTGGAGTGGCGCTTCCCCGCGGGGGTTCCCCAGGAGTACCTGGACCGCGCGGAGTTCGAGCTCGAGGTGATCAAGGGCAAGGGGTACCCCGGGTACTTCCTGGTGGTCGGTGACCTCATCGAGTACGCCCGCTCCATCGGCATCAAGGTCGGCCCGGGCCGGGGGTCCGCCGCGGGTGCGCTCGTGGCGTACGCGCTCAAGATCACCAACATCGATCCGATCGAGCACGGACTGCTGTTCGAGCGGTTCCTCAACCCGGAACGCCCGTCCGCGCCGGATATCGATATCGACTTCGACGACCGTCGCCGTGGCGAGATGATCCGCTACGCCAGCGACAAGTGGGGCGCCGACAAGATCGCCCAGGTCATCACGTTCGGCACCATCAAGACCAAGGCCGCCATCAAGGACGCCGCCCGCGTGAACTTCGGCCAGCCCGGATACGCGATCGCCGACCGGATCACCAAGGCCCTGCCCCCCGCGGTCATGGCCAAGGACATCCCCCTCTCGGGCATCACCGACCCCAAGCACGAGCGGTACGGCGAGGCCTCGGAGGTCCGCCAACTCATCGAGACCGACCCGGACGTCAAGCGGATCTACGACACGGCCCGCGGACTGGAGGGCATGGTCCGCCAGGCGGGTGTCCACGCGTGCGCCGTGATCATGTCGTCCGAGCCGCTGCTCGACGTGATCCCCATGTGGAAGCGGGCGCAGGACGGGGCCCTCATCACCGGGTGGGACTACCCCTCGTGTGAGGACATCGGCCTGCTCAAGATGGACTTCCTGGGCCTTCGCAACCTCACGGTGATCGGCGACTGCCTGGAGAACATCAAGAGCAACCGCGGCGAGGACATCGACCTCGACACGCTCAGTACCGACGACCAGGCGACCTACGACCTGCTGGCCAGCGGCGACACCCTGGGCGTGTTCCAGCTGGACTCCGGCGGCATGCGCGAGCTGCTCAAGCGGATGAAGCCCACCGGCTTCAACGACATCGTGGCCGCGCTCGCCCTGTACCGACCCGGCCCGATGGGGATGGGGACGCACTGGAACTACGCCGACCGCAAGAACGGCAAACAGGAGCTGACCCCCATCCACCCGGAGTTGGAGGAACCGCTCAAGGTCATCCTCGGGGAGACCCACGGCCTGATCGTGTACCAGGAGCAGATCATGGCCATCTCCCGCGAGCTCGCGGGATACACGGCCGGTGAGGCCGACGGCTTCCGTAAGGCCATGGGCAAGAAGAAGGCCGAGGTCCTGGCCGCCGAGTACGAGAAGTTCTCCGGCGGCATGTTCGAGCGGGGCTTTTCCAAAGCTGCGGTCGACGCACTGTGGGGCACCATCGAACCCTTCGCCTCGTACGCGTTCAACAAGTCCCACGCCGCCGGCTACGGGCTGGTCTCCTTCTGGACCGGTTACCTCAAGGCCAACTATCCGGCCGAGTACATGGCCGCCCTGCTCACCTCCGTGGGTGACGACAAGGACAAGGCTGCGCTGTACCTGTCCAACTGCCGTCAGATGGGCATCAAGGTGCTACCGCCATCCGTCAACGAGTCGTTGACCAACTTCGCGTCGGTCGGCACGGACATCCGCTTCGGTATGGGCGCGGTTCGCAACGTCGGCTCCCATGTCGTGGACTCCGTCGTGACCGCGCGTAAGGAGAAGGGGGCGTTCACCGACTTCTCCGACTACCTGGCCAAGATCGACCAGACCGCGTGCACCAAAAAGGTCACGGAGTCCCTGATCAAGGCCGGGGCGTTCGATTCCCTCGAGCATCCCCGCAAGGGACTGTTCCTGGTCCACGCCGATGCGGTCGAATCGGTCATGTCCACCAAGAAGGCCGAGGCGGTGGGCCAGTTCGACCTGTTCGGCGGGGGAGACGGAGACGACGCGGGGGGCGCCTCCGCCTTCAGCGACGTGTTCGCGGTGCGGGTCCCCGACGAGGAATGGGACATCAAACAGAAACTGGCGCTCGAGCGGGAGATGCTCGGGCTGTACGTCTCCGGCCACCCGCTCGACGGACTGGAGTCCGCGCTCGCGGCCAAGACCGACACGTCGATCGCCACCATCCACGAGGGAGAACTCCCCCACGGCACCGCCGTGACGATCGGCGGGATCATCTCCGGGGTGGACCGTCGGGTCAACAAGAACGGCGAGCCGTGGGCGATCGTCACCATCGAGGACTTCCACGGCAGCGTCGAGGTGCTCTTCTTCCCCAAGACGTATCGACTCGCCGCCCTCGACATCGCCGAGGACGCGGTCGTCCTGGTCAAGGCGCGCATCAACATCCGCGAGGACCGCGTCTCCGTCTTCGGCGACACCCTCGAGGTGCCGGACCTGGTCGTGGGGGGCAACGGCGCCCCGCTGGCGCTGACGCTGCCCACGCGCATGTGCACCATCGAGACCGTCACCGCCCTCAAACAGGTCCTCGGGCGGCATCCCGGGCCCTCCGATGTCCACCTGCGGCTGGTCAACGGGAGTTCCTCCACGGTGTTGCGGCTGGACGATCATCTGCGGGTCGAGACGTCGTCCTCTCTCATGGGGGATCTCAAGGCGCTGCTCGGGCCGGGTTGCCTCACCGGATGA
- the ilvA gene encoding threonine ammonia-lyase IlvA: MTVTDSAATQVVTPDDIDIAARRIGDVILASDLHPSERLSEQTGAKILLKREDQQAVRSYKIRGAYNLMSQLTGDQRSAGVVTASAGNHAQGVAFACRSLGINGRIYVPTNTPKQKRDRILAHGRNWVELVVTGVNFDAAQTAARADAERTGATMVPPFDHPDTMAGQGTIAAEILAQLDELPDAVVVPVGGGGLVGGLATYLAEYAPDCKVIAVEPAGAPSLTRALEAGEPVTLDTVDTFVDGAAVARLGDFPFGVIASMTERIQVLTVDEGAVCTAMLELYQNEGIIAEPAGALAVTALDQLDIDEGATVVCIISGGNNDVSRYSEIIERSLVHQGLKHYFLVKFPQEPGQLRRFLDEVLGPEDDITQFEYLKRNNREYGAALVGIELGSATGLHSLLERMDASRIDCEQLEPGTAAYEYLT; the protein is encoded by the coding sequence GTGACCGTCACCGATTCCGCCGCGACCCAGGTAGTGACCCCCGACGACATCGACATCGCCGCCCGCCGTATCGGCGACGTGATCCTCGCCAGCGATCTGCACCCGAGCGAGCGGCTGAGCGAGCAGACCGGCGCGAAGATCCTGCTCAAGCGCGAGGATCAGCAGGCGGTCCGGTCGTACAAGATCCGTGGCGCCTACAACCTGATGTCGCAGTTGACCGGCGACCAGCGCAGCGCGGGCGTGGTGACGGCGAGCGCGGGCAATCATGCCCAGGGCGTGGCCTTCGCCTGCCGGAGCCTCGGGATCAATGGCCGCATCTACGTCCCCACCAACACCCCCAAGCAGAAGCGCGACCGGATCCTCGCCCACGGACGCAACTGGGTGGAGCTGGTGGTCACCGGAGTCAACTTCGACGCGGCCCAGACCGCCGCTCGCGCCGATGCCGAGCGCACCGGCGCCACGATGGTCCCGCCGTTCGACCACCCGGACACCATGGCCGGCCAGGGAACCATCGCGGCGGAGATCCTGGCGCAGCTCGACGAGCTCCCCGACGCCGTGGTGGTGCCCGTCGGCGGCGGCGGACTGGTCGGAGGCCTCGCCACATATCTGGCCGAGTACGCCCCCGACTGCAAGGTCATCGCGGTGGAGCCCGCGGGCGCACCCTCGCTGACCAGGGCTCTCGAGGCGGGGGAGCCGGTCACCCTCGACACCGTGGACACCTTCGTCGACGGCGCGGCGGTGGCCCGTCTCGGCGACTTCCCGTTCGGGGTGATCGCGTCGATGACCGAGCGGATCCAGGTCCTCACGGTGGACGAGGGTGCGGTGTGCACCGCGATGCTCGAGCTCTACCAGAACGAGGGCATCATCGCCGAGCCCGCCGGCGCGCTCGCGGTCACGGCGCTGGACCAGCTCGACATCGACGAGGGCGCGACGGTCGTCTGCATCATCTCGGGCGGCAACAACGACGTCTCCCGGTACAGCGAGATCATCGAACGCTCGTTGGTGCACCAGGGTCTCAAGCACTACTTCCTGGTCAAGTTCCCTCAGGAGCCAGGACAGCTGCGCCGCTTCCTCGACGAGGTGCTGGGCCCGGAGGACGACATCACCCAGTTCGAGTACCTCAAGCGCAACAATCGCGAGTACGGGGCCGCCCTGGTGGGCATCGAGCTCGGCTCCGCCACGGGGCTGCACTCCCTGCTCGAGCGGATGGACGCCTCCCGAATCGACTGCGAGCAGCTCGAGCCCGGGACGGCGGCGTACGAGTACCTGACCTGA